The DNA sequence AGGTTCGACGAAGGAGAGGCGAAGCTGGGGCCGCCGCATGAGCCGGGCGGTAGCCTGTCCGATCGCCACCGGGAGTTACCCGCGGCACCCGCAGACCTGTAGGAGGCCGGCATTGGCGAAAGAGACCATCGCCGTGCTGTTTGCGCTCGGTGCGGCGCTGTTCAGCGCGATCAGCGACGTGATTCAGCAGCGCAGTGCCCACCGGGTCGGTGACCAGGGGGTCGGGGCCGCTGCACTGTTCGCCCGCCTGTTGACCGATCGGCAGTGGTGGGTGGGCACGGTGTCAGGGCTGGTGGCGCTGAGCCTGCAGGCCGTGGCGCTCGGCCTCGGGTCGGTGTTGTTGGTGGAGTCGTTGCTGGTCACGTCACTGCTGTTCGCGTTGCCACTGGGTGCCCGGCAATCCGGCCATCGCCTGCGGCATTCGGTGTGGTCGTGGTCGGCGTTGCTGGTTGGCGCCGAGTCGATCATCATCGCCATCGGCCATCCCACCGCCGGGCAGGCGAGGGCCTCTCTGGAGGCCTGGTTCTGGGTGATCGCGGTGCTGGCGCCGACGGTGTTGCTCTGTCTGATCGGGGCGCGAGCCTATACAGGGCGACCGGCAGCGGCCGTGTTGCTGGCTGCGGTGTCCGCCATTTCGTGGGGCACTTTCGCGGTGTTGACCAAGGGGGTGGTCGATCTGATCGGCCACGGTCCGCGCGCAATGGCCACCGCACCGGAGCTGTATGCGTGGGCCGCGGTCGCGCTGACCGGCGCGGTGTATCAGCAGTCGTCATTTAGGGCCGGCGCCCTGACGGCCTCGTTGCCCACGATCACGGTGCTCGAGCCCATAGTGGCCACAACGCTGGGCATGGTCCTGCTCGGCGAGGTGCTCAACCCCGGCCGCGATGCGGCGTTCACCCTGGTGCTTGCGGTGGCGACGCTGGTCGCCGCGGTGGCGGCGCTGTCGCGGGATCAGGCGGCCACCGCGGGCGAGCCGGCCGTCGCGGTGGCTTAACCGAGCGCCGCCGGTGGCCTCGCTCCCGGGCCGGAAGGTGAACAGCGGGTATCGTTGCCCGCTTGAGGAGGGGGCCATGTCGACAGGGAATTTCCTAGCGGCGTTGCTCGCGCTGTGCGCCGCACTGGCGTCCGCGATCGGCGACGTGATCCGGCAGCGGTCGGCCCAGGAGATCACTGACCAGCAGGTAGGCCACCTGGAGCTGTTCTGGCTGTCGCTGCGCGACCCGCGGTGGTGGGGCGGCGGCGCAGCGGCCGTGGCCAACTACGCCCTGCAGGCGGTGGCCCTGGCGGTCGGCTCGGTGATGCTGGTGACCGGCTTGCAGGTGACCGCACTGCTGTTCGCGCTGCCGATGTATGCCTGGCTGACTCATCGCCGGGTGACCAACTGGGAGTGGATGTGGGCCATCCTCCTGGCCGCAGCGCTGGCAGTGGTGGTCGTGGTGGGGGATCCGACCGAAGGCAAACATCACGCGCCGGCGGCCACCTGGATCATCGTGTCGGTCGTGCTGGCGGTGGTGCTGGTGGGCTGCGTGCTGGCCGCCCGGATCTACAAGGGCCGGCCGGCGGCCGCGGTGCTGCTGGCGGTGGTGGCCGGCACCTCGCTGGCGGTGTTCGCCCTGCTGACGAAGGTTCTGGTGGAGGTGCTCAAAGCCGACGGCATCGGCGCGGTGCTGCGGGCGCCGGCGCTGGTGCCCTGGCTGGTGGCGACGCTGGCCGGGATGATCTTCCAGCAGTCGGCGTTTCGTGCCGGTGCGCTGACCGCGTCCATGCCGACGATGACCGTGGCCAAACCGTTGGTGGCCAGTGCGCTGGGCGTCCTGCTGCTCAACGAGACCATTCAGGCCGGCGGGACAGAGGACGTCGCGGTGATCATCGGGGTGGTGCTGATCGTGATCGCCACGGCGGCACTGGCCCGCGGCGAGGCCGCCACCATCGTCGCCGATGCCGGCGCCGACCTGGCCGAGCCGGTGGCTGCGCCGACCAACAGCTAGCTTGGGTGCCGTGCTGGGACCGATAGCGATCATGCCGTCGGCGCCGGTGCTGGTGCCCGAGCTGGCCGGCACCGCCGCCGAAGCCGCTGAGTTGCGGGCCGCAGCGCTGACCGCTGCCCGGGCGCTGCCGACGCGCTGGGTGGTCCTCGGGGCCGGGCCGGATGCGGTGTACGGGGCCGAGAGCAACGGCACTTTCGCCGGATTCGGCGCCGATGTGGCGGTGCGGCTGGCACCGGCCGCCCCCAATCCTGTTGATCTGCCGTTGCCCGCGTTGATCGCCGGATGGGTGCGAGGTCAGGTCTTTCCCGACGCCGAGGCAGTGGTGCACTGTTGCGCCGATCCGGAGACGGCGCCGGACACCGGTAGGCGCCTGCGCGCCGAGATCGACCACGCGGCCGAGCTCACCGGCGTGCTGCTGGTTGCCGACGGCGCCAACACTTTGACCCCGTCCGCTCCGGGTGGGCACCACCCGGGCGACGTCGAATGCCAGCGCGCCCTGGACGATGCTCTGGCCGGCGGCGACGTCGCCGCATTGACCGGGTTGCCCCCGCAGATCGTCGGCCGGGCGGGGTTCGCGGCTCTGGCCGGGCTGCTCGGAACCGCGCCGCGCGGCGTCACACAGCTCTACCGGGACGCCCCGTACGGGGTCGGCTACTTCGTGGGGGTCTGGCAGCCGTGAGGCCGATCGCAGTCGTTGGGCCCACCGGGACGGGCAAATCACAACTGGCGCTGGACCTAGCCGCGCGGCTGGGCGGCGAGATCGTGAACGCCGACGCCATGCAGCTCTACCGCGGCATGGACATCGGCACCGCCAAACTGCCGCCGGGCGAGCGCGGCGGCATTCCGCATCACCAACTCGACGTGCTCGACGTCGTACAGACCGCGACGGTGGCCCGCTATCAACAGGCCGCGGCGGCGGACGTCGAGGCGATCCTGGGCCGCGGCGCGGTGCCGATCATCGTGGGCGGGTCGATGCTCTACCTGCAGGCCCTGCTCGACGACTGGTCGTTCCCGGCCACCGATCCGGTGGTGCGGGCCCGCTACGAACAGCGGTTGGCCGAGGTCGGAGTTGCCGCGATGCATGCCGAACTGGCGGGCGCCGACCCTGCGGCCGCCGCGGCGATCCTGCCCACCGACGGCAGACGCATCGTGCGGGCGCTGGAAGTGGTGGAACTGACCGGAGCGCCGTTCGCCGCCTCCGCTCCCACCATCGGAGCGCCGCGCTGGGACACCGTGATCCTCGGATTGGACTGCGACACAGCAATTCTCGATGAGAGACTGGCCGCACGCACCAACACGATGTTTGCCCAGGGGCTGGTCGCCGAAGTCGAAGGACTGCTGCAGTCGGGCTTGCGGGACGGGGTCACCGCCGCCAGAGCGCTGGGCTACGCCCAGGTGATCGCCGCCCTTGATGCGGGCGGCGACGACCGGGATCTCGCGGCTGCCCAGGAGCAGACGTTCATCGGAACCCGCCGCTACGTGCGCCGGCAGCGATCCTGGTTCCGCCGTGACCATCGCACCCAATGGCTCGATGCCGCCGCCGGTGGCCTGCTCGACGCGGCGCTGGCCGCGATGCGGCACGTATCCTGAGCACATGCTTTTCGCCAAGGGCCACGGCACCCAGAACGACTTCGTGTTGCTGCCGGACCTGGACGCGGCACTGGAGCTGACCCCGGCCGCGGTGGCCGCGCTGTGCGATCGCCGCCGCGGCCTGGGCGCCGACGGTCTGTTGCGGGTCACCACCGCCGGTGCGGCGGCGAACGCCGGGGTGCTCGAGCAGCTGCCTGAAGGGGTGGCGGATGCCGATTGGTTCATGGACTACCGCAACGCCGACGGCTCGGTGGCCGAGATGTGCGGCAACGGAGTCCGGGTCTTCGCGCACTACCTGCGGGCCGCCGGCCTGGAATCGGCCGACGAGTTCGTCGTCGGCTCGCTGGCCGGGCCGCGACCGGTGATCGTGCACCATGCCGACGACGTGCACGCCGAGGTCACCGTCGACATGGGCAAACCGAACCTGTTGGGCAGCTCGGGGCCGGCATTCGAGGCGCTGGTCGGCGGACGCCGGTTCGCGGGCCTCGGCGTCGACGTCGGCAATCCGCATCTGGCCTGTGTGGATCCCGGGTTGTCGGAGGCCGATCTGGCCGCCCTGGATGTCGGGGCGCCGGTGTGGTTCGACACCGCCCAGTTCCCGAACGGGGTGAACGTGGAGATTCTGACCGCGCCGCGTGACGGCGCGGTAGCGATGCGGGTGCATGAGCGCGGCGTCGGCGAGACCCGCTCGTGCGGCACCGGCACGGTGGCTGCCGCGGTGGCGGCCCTGGCCCATACCGGAGTCTCGACCGGCACGCTGCGGGTCAACATCCCCGGCGGGCAGGTCAGCGTCACCGTCACCGAGGCCGGCAGCTACTTGCGGGGTCCGTCGGAACTGGTGGCGCGTGGCGACATCGCCCCGAGGTGGTGGGCGGCGCAGTGAGCTATCCCGACTCGAGGCCGCAGCCCAGCACCGGTGAGCTGAACCTCGACGACCGCGCAGCACTGCGCCGTGTCGCCGGGCTGTCCACCGAACTCGCCGACATCTCCGAGGTCGAATACCGCCAACTGCGCCTGGAAAAGGTGGTGCTGGTCGGAGTGTGGACCGAGGGCACCGCCGCCGAGGCCGACGCCAGCATGGTGGAACTGGCGGCGCTGGCCGAAACCGCCGGTTCGGAGGTGCTCGAAGGCCTGATCCAACGTCGCGAACGGCCCGACCCGGCCACCTATATCGGCTCCGGCAAGGCTCAGGAATTACGCGAGATGGTGCTGGCCACCGGAGCCGACACCGTCATCTGCGATGGCGAACTGTCCCCAGCACAGCTGACCGCGTTGGAAAAGGCGGTCAAGGTCAAGGTGATCGACCGCACCGCGCTGATTCTCGACATCTTTGCCCAGCACGCCACCAGCGCCGAAGGCAAGGCGCAGGTGGCGCTCGCGCAGATGCAGTACATGCTGCCGCGGCTGCGCGGCTGGGGTGAGTCGATGTCACGGCAGGCCGGTGGGCGGGCCGGCGGCGCCGGCGGTGGAGTAGGCACCCGCGGTCCCGGTGAGACCAAGATCGAAACCGACCGGCGCCGGATCCGGGAACGGATGTCCAAGCTGCGCCGCGAGATCAAAGCGATGAAGCAGGTGCGTGACACCCAGCGCAGCCGCCGGCGGCACAGTGACGTCCCTTCGGTGGCGATCGTCGGCTACACCAACGCCGGCAAGTCCAGTCTGCTCAACGCGCTGACCGGTGCCGGAGTCCTGGTTCAGGACGCGCTGTTCGCCACATTGGAACCGACCACGCGACGTGGAGAGTTCGACCCCGGAACAAAATTGGCCCGCCCCGTTGTGTTGACCGACACAGTCGGCTTCGTGCGGCACCTGCCCACCCAGTTGGTGGAGGCCTTCCGTTCCACGCTGGAGGAAGTCGCCGACGCCGACCTGCTGGTGCATGTGGTCGACGGTTCCGACCCGGCGCCACTGGCGCAGATCAGCGCGGTACGCGAGGTGATCTCTGAAGTCATCGCCGAGCACGATTCCGGCCCGAGTGGTCAGCGTGCTCCGGAACTGTTGGTGGTCAACAAGATTGACGCCGCGGGAGATCTGGCGTTGGCCCAACTTCGACGTGCTTTGCCCGAAGCCGTGTTCGTCTCAGCGCACACCGGTGAAGGCATTGATGCGCTGCGCCAACGGATGGGTCAATTGGTGGCGCCGGTCGACACCGCAGTCGATGTCGTCATCCCTTACGGTCGTGGCGATTTGGTAGCCAGAGTGCACGAACATGGTCGAGTTCAGCAGGCCGAGCACGGCGAGGGCGGTACCCGAATCCGCGCGCGGGTTCCCGCGGCATTGGCTGCCAGTCTTCGGGAATTCGCCGCATTTTAGGCATTGCCGCGCCGGTGCTATAGGCTGGTGCTCACGCGTCGTGGAACGCTTACTCACCGCCGTCCGGCCCCAGATGCCGATTCAGCTGGCGTGTGAAGCTCTTCTCGCGGCGATCGCTATTGCCAACAGGCAATCTCGCCAACTCTGTGTTGCAGACAGATAGGTCCGTCGTGACGGCCGCTGTGGCACAGCCGATGCCGGAAAGGCATGTCATGACCACCAATTCATTCGCCGAACTCGGCGTGCCCGCTGAACTTGTCAGTGTGCTCGCCAATCGCGGTATTGCCGCACCGTTTCCCATTCAGGTCGCAACGTTGCCGGACAGTCTGGCCGGCCGTGATGTGCTGGGCCGGGGCAAGACCGGCAGCGGAAAGACGCTGGCCTTCTCATTGCCGCTAGTCGTTCGCCTGGCCGGCGAGAAGCGCCACCGGGCCCGGCCGAGTGGCCTGGTGCTGGCGCCCACCCGGGAGCTGGCGACCCAGATCACCGCAACCCTGGAGCCGCTGGCGGCCGCGAGCGGCCTGACGGTGACCACCATCTTTGGCGGGGTGTCGCAGAACCGTCAGGTGGCCGCGCTCAACGCCGGCGTCGATATCGTGGTGGCCTGCCCCGGACGGCTCGAGGATCTGATGAAGCAGCGGCTGATCACGCTGGACGCGGTACGCATTGCCGTGCTGGACGAGGCGGATCACATGGCCGACCTGGGCTTCCTGCCCGGCGTGACCCGCATTCTGGCCGCCACCGCCGAAACCGGTCAACGACTGCTGTTTTCGGCGACGCTGGACAACGGGGTCGACAAGCTGGTTCGGCGCTTTCTGCGGAATCCGGTGTCGCACTCCGTCGATGAACTCGACGCACCGCCCCCGGCAATGACTCATCACGTGTTCCACGTCTCCGGCTTGCAGGACAAGAAGGACTTGGTGCAGCTGCTAGCTTCGGGCACCGGCCGGCGAATCCTGTTCCTGCGCACCAAACATCAGGCCCGGAAACTGGCCCGCCAGCTCACCGAATCCGGAGTTCCGTCGGTCGACCTGCACGGCAACCTGTCGCAGCCTGCCCGTGAGCGCAATCTCGCGGCATTCGCCGACGGGGATGTCCGGGTTCTGGTGGCCACCGACATCGCGGCCCGCGGCGTGCACGTCGACGAGGTCGAACTGGTGGTCCACGTGGACCCGCCCGCCGAGCACAAGGCTTACTTGCACCGTTCCGGGCGTACGGCACGCGCCGGCAGCGCCGGGGACGTCGTCACCGTGGTCCTGCCCGAGCAGCGCCGCGAGACCCAGGTGCTGCTGCGCCGTGCGGGGATCAGCGCCGCCCCGCAACAGGTGGCGGCCGATTCCGCTTCGGTGTTGGAGTTGGTGGGGGAGGTAGCTCCGTTGCGGGCGCCCGCTCCGGTGGCCCCGAAGGCCGCTCCGCCGGCCCGCGCCAAGAGTTCGCCGGGCCAGACCTCACCGGGTCAGTCCGGCCGTCCGCGGCGCCGTCGTGGCGGCAGCAGCGGCGCTGCGCAGCCGGCTTCGCAGGCCGACGGCCGGCGTCGGCAGCGGGGCGGTACTGGACAGCGCCGACAGGGTGGGGTAGCGCGCTAGCGCCGGTACCCACCGCTGCGTCGCCCAACCATCCGGTTGGTCTATTCTCGTCGGAAAGATCCGTCGACCGGAGGTCAGGCAATGAGTGCCGCAGTCAAGTACCAGCGAACCCTGTTCGATCCCGAACACGAGCTTTTCCGGGAGTCGTTCCGGGCCTTCCTGGATCGCCACGCCGCGCCCTACCAGGAGGAGTGGGAGAAGGCCAAGATCGTCGACCGCTCGGTGTGGCTCGAAGCCGGCAAACAGGGCTTCTTGGGCATGGCGGTGCCCGAGGAGTACGGCGGTGGCGGCAACCCGGACTTCCGCTACAACACGATCATCACCGAGGAAGTCACCGCGGGCCGCTACAGCGGGTTGGGCTTCAGCCTGCACAACGACGTCTGCGCGCCCTACCTGCTGGAACTGTGCAATGAGGAGCAGAAGCAGCGCTGGTTGCCGAAGTTC is a window from the Mycobacterium sp. SVM_VP21 genome containing:
- the miaA gene encoding tRNA (adenosine(37)-N6)-dimethylallyltransferase MiaA — translated: MRPIAVVGPTGTGKSQLALDLAARLGGEIVNADAMQLYRGMDIGTAKLPPGERGGIPHHQLDVLDVVQTATVARYQQAAAADVEAILGRGAVPIIVGGSMLYLQALLDDWSFPATDPVVRARYEQRLAEVGVAAMHAELAGADPAAAAAILPTDGRRIVRALEVVELTGAPFAASAPTIGAPRWDTVILGLDCDTAILDERLAARTNTMFAQGLVAEVEGLLQSGLRDGVTAARALGYAQVIAALDAGGDDRDLAAAQEQTFIGTRRYVRRQRSWFRRDHRTQWLDAAAGGLLDAALAAMRHVS
- the dapF gene encoding diaminopimelate epimerase, producing MLFAKGHGTQNDFVLLPDLDAALELTPAAVAALCDRRRGLGADGLLRVTTAGAAANAGVLEQLPEGVADADWFMDYRNADGSVAEMCGNGVRVFAHYLRAAGLESADEFVVGSLAGPRPVIVHHADDVHAEVTVDMGKPNLLGSSGPAFEALVGGRRFAGLGVDVGNPHLACVDPGLSEADLAALDVGAPVWFDTAQFPNGVNVEILTAPRDGAVAMRVHERGVGETRSCGTGTVAAAVAALAHTGVSTGTLRVNIPGGQVSVTVTEAGSYLRGPSELVARGDIAPRWWAAQ
- a CDS encoding DMT family transporter — translated: MAKETIAVLFALGAALFSAISDVIQQRSAHRVGDQGVGAAALFARLLTDRQWWVGTVSGLVALSLQAVALGLGSVLLVESLLVTSLLFALPLGARQSGHRLRHSVWSWSALLVGAESIIIAIGHPTAGQARASLEAWFWVIAVLAPTVLLCLIGARAYTGRPAAAVLLAAVSAISWGTFAVLTKGVVDLIGHGPRAMATAPELYAWAAVALTGAVYQQSSFRAGALTASLPTITVLEPIVATTLGMVLLGEVLNPGRDAAFTLVLAVATLVAAVAALSRDQAATAGEPAVAVA
- a CDS encoding DEAD/DEAH box helicase, with protein sequence MTTNSFAELGVPAELVSVLANRGIAAPFPIQVATLPDSLAGRDVLGRGKTGSGKTLAFSLPLVVRLAGEKRHRARPSGLVLAPTRELATQITATLEPLAAASGLTVTTIFGGVSQNRQVAALNAGVDIVVACPGRLEDLMKQRLITLDAVRIAVLDEADHMADLGFLPGVTRILAATAETGQRLLFSATLDNGVDKLVRRFLRNPVSHSVDELDAPPPAMTHHVFHVSGLQDKKDLVQLLASGTGRRILFLRTKHQARKLARQLTESGVPSVDLHGNLSQPARERNLAAFADGDVRVLVATDIAARGVHVDEVELVVHVDPPAEHKAYLHRSGRTARAGSAGDVVTVVLPEQRRETQVLLRRAGISAAPQQVAADSASVLELVGEVAPLRAPAPVAPKAAPPARAKSSPGQTSPGQSGRPRRRRGGSSGAAQPASQADGRRRQRGGTGQRRQGGVAR
- a CDS encoding DMT family transporter, which produces MSTGNFLAALLALCAALASAIGDVIRQRSAQEITDQQVGHLELFWLSLRDPRWWGGGAAAVANYALQAVALAVGSVMLVTGLQVTALLFALPMYAWLTHRRVTNWEWMWAILLAAALAVVVVVGDPTEGKHHAPAATWIIVSVVLAVVLVGCVLAARIYKGRPAAAVLLAVVAGTSLAVFALLTKVLVEVLKADGIGAVLRAPALVPWLVATLAGMIFQQSAFRAGALTASMPTMTVAKPLVASALGVLLLNETIQAGGTEDVAVIIGVVLIVIATAALARGEAATIVADAGADLAEPVAAPTNS
- the hflX gene encoding GTPase HflX, coding for MSYPDSRPQPSTGELNLDDRAALRRVAGLSTELADISEVEYRQLRLEKVVLVGVWTEGTAAEADASMVELAALAETAGSEVLEGLIQRRERPDPATYIGSGKAQELREMVLATGADTVICDGELSPAQLTALEKAVKVKVIDRTALILDIFAQHATSAEGKAQVALAQMQYMLPRLRGWGESMSRQAGGRAGGAGGGVGTRGPGETKIETDRRRIRERMSKLRREIKAMKQVRDTQRSRRRHSDVPSVAIVGYTNAGKSSLLNALTGAGVLVQDALFATLEPTTRRGEFDPGTKLARPVVLTDTVGFVRHLPTQLVEAFRSTLEEVADADLLVHVVDGSDPAPLAQISAVREVISEVIAEHDSGPSGQRAPELLVVNKIDAAGDLALAQLRRALPEAVFVSAHTGEGIDALRQRMGQLVAPVDTAVDVVIPYGRGDLVARVHEHGRVQQAEHGEGGTRIRARVPAALAASLREFAAF